From a region of the Drosophila virilis strain 15010-1051.87 chromosome 3, Dvir_AGI_RSII-ME, whole genome shotgun sequence genome:
- the scramb1 gene encoding phospholipid scramblase 1 isoform X2 has translation MKTGGDWMSIPIGIPNCPRGLEYLTSIDQLLVKQKVELLEAFIGFETNNKFSIKNALGQKVYYAVEDTDCCTRNMCGPARPFDMKIFDNYQQEVIHLNRPLACSACCFPCCLQTMEVSAPPGNVIGTIEQEWSICSPSFRILNHIGDTVLRIEGPFCTFSLCGDVEFNVVSLTGEKVGKISKQWSGMAREIFTDADFFGITFPLDLDVRMKAVLLGATFLIDAMFFEKSGNQETDRPGMF, from the exons ATGAAGACAGGAG GCGACTGGATGAGTATACCTATAGGCATTCCGAACTGTCCGCGCGGATTGGAATACCTTACGAGTATAGATCAGCTCTTAGTTAAGCAAAAAGTGGAGCTGCTCGAAGCTTTCATTGGCTTCGAGACCAACAATAAGTTCTCAATCAAAAACGCTCTCGGCCAGAAGGTCTACTATGCGGTGGAGGACACAGACTGCTGCACACGCAACATGTGTGGTCCGGCACGGCCCTTCGATATGAAAATTTTCGACAATTACCAGCAAGAGGTCATTCACTTGAATCGTCCATTGGCCTGCTCAGCTTGCTGCTTTCCCTGCTGCCTGCAGACCATGGAAGTGTCTGCCCCACCCGGCAATGTTATTGGCACTATCGAACAGGAGTGGTCCATTTGCAGCCCATCGTTTCGCATATTGAATCACATTGGCGACACTGTGCTACGCATTGAGGGTCCATTCTGCACGTTCTCGCTTTGCGGCGACGTAGAGTTCAAT GTGGTCTCTCTAACTGGGGAGAAGGTGGGAAAGATTTCCAAGCAGTGGTCAGGCATGGCACGTGAAATCTTCACGGATGCAGATTTCTTTGGGATCACATTTCCACTAGACTTGGATGTTCGCATGAAAGCCGTGCTGTTGGGAGCCACTTTTCTCATT gATGCCATGTTCTTTGAGAAGTCCGGAAACCAGGAGACCGATCGTCCAGGCATGTTCTAG
- the LOC6623815 gene encoding uncharacterized protein, protein MDCRAAGLPGTPSTTMSTFETFTEELNIEEQSQLNLDEIYDQLEQMKQRALQLRKILVREQPAAAEYAKCLKDIELNGSQNVALHQVQLQTAKIVGQVLNLSLRLKSEGKHLKNLDCDLQHQKKQTQALEIKIEKLHKWPSQQQHRAGLCLDRYSDLSIRCCSVDDYRRFMEDLYTHYEYRYKIIMPLKCYKADRVHVAKRLKKARQMLSDSSQVLLQHSNELGQILHNYIEIDSMKRLPRTTCYSQFGSMLLVYNDANDAELK, encoded by the coding sequence ATGGACTGTCGCGCAGCCGGTTTGCCTGGCACTCCCAGCACTACCATGAGCACATTCGAGACCTTCACTGAGGAACTAAACATTGAGGAGCAGTCCCAACTGAACCTGGACGAGATCTATGACCAACTGGAGCAGATGAAGCAGCGCGCCTTACAGCTTCGCAAAATCCTGGTACGCGAGCAGCCAGCGGCGGCCGAGTATGCCAAATGCCTTAAAGATATCGAATTAAATGGCTCCCAAAATGTTGCTTTGCATCAGGTGCAGCTGCAAACAGCCAAAATAGTTGGCCAGGTGCTAAATCTATCGCTACGACTGAAGAGCGAGGGTAAACATCTAAAGAACCTTGATTGTGACTTACAGCATCAAAAAAAACAGACGCAAGCGCTGgaaataaaaatcgaaaaattgcacaaatggccgagccaacagcagcatcgaGCAGGGTTGTGCCTGGATCGTTACAGCGATCTCAGCATTAGGTGCTGTTCAGTCGACGATTATCGTCGCTTTATGGAGGATCTGTACACACACTACGAATATCgctacaaaataataatgccCCTAAAATGCTATAAGGCAGACCGGGTGCACGTTGCCAAGCGATTGAAGAAGGCCCGCCAAATGTTGTCTGACTCCTCGCAGGTACTGTTGCAACACAGCAATGAATTGGGACAgattttgcataattatatCGAAATAGATAGCATGAAGCGTTTACCCAGAACAACATGCTACTCGCAATTCGGCAGTATGCTGCTCGTATATAATGATGCCAATGATGCGGAACTAAAGTAA
- the scramb1 gene encoding phospholipid scramblase 2 isoform X1 has translation MHMNNINKGGYVPPGHYPPNAPPAEGAPYAPPNAPYPPVPHGAPSPQPTSYGFTPQPPPGGYAPVPQMPYAEAYGGAAPFGAGAGGTGGVAQPYGYPPGPTGPPQPFGYAPGPQQPIISQPGMPPAHPQPGMGPAGDWMSIPIGIPNCPRGLEYLTSIDQLLVKQKVELLEAFIGFETNNKFSIKNALGQKVYYAVEDTDCCTRNMCGPARPFDMKIFDNYQQEVIHLNRPLACSACCFPCCLQTMEVSAPPGNVIGTIEQEWSICSPSFRILNHIGDTVLRIEGPFCTFSLCGDVEFNVVSLTGEKVGKISKQWSGMAREIFTDADFFGITFPLDLDVRMKAVLLGATFLIDAMFFEKSGNQETDRPGMF, from the exons ATGCACATgaacaatattaataaaggTGGATATGTGCCGCCTGGTCACTATCCACCGAATGCACCGCCAGCCGAGGGAGCACCCTATGCACCACCAAACGCGCCCTATCCACCAGTGCCACATGGAGCACCCTCACCACAGCCAACTAGTTAT gGTTTCACTCCGCAACCGCCTCCAGGGGGTTACGCGCCAGTACCTCAAATGCCCTACGCAGAAGCCTATGGAGGAGCAGCACCTTTTGGCGCCGGGGCTGGAGGCACTGGTGGCGTTGCACAGCCCTATGGCTACCCACCCGGCCCAACTGGCCCTCCACAACCATTTGGATATGCACCAGGACCTCAGCAACCGATTATAAGTCAGCCAGGCATGCCACCGGCTCATCCGCAACCTGGCATGGGGCCAGCAG GCGACTGGATGAGTATACCTATAGGCATTCCGAACTGTCCGCGCGGATTGGAATACCTTACGAGTATAGATCAGCTCTTAGTTAAGCAAAAAGTGGAGCTGCTCGAAGCTTTCATTGGCTTCGAGACCAACAATAAGTTCTCAATCAAAAACGCTCTCGGCCAGAAGGTCTACTATGCGGTGGAGGACACAGACTGCTGCACACGCAACATGTGTGGTCCGGCACGGCCCTTCGATATGAAAATTTTCGACAATTACCAGCAAGAGGTCATTCACTTGAATCGTCCATTGGCCTGCTCAGCTTGCTGCTTTCCCTGCTGCCTGCAGACCATGGAAGTGTCTGCCCCACCCGGCAATGTTATTGGCACTATCGAACAGGAGTGGTCCATTTGCAGCCCATCGTTTCGCATATTGAATCACATTGGCGACACTGTGCTACGCATTGAGGGTCCATTCTGCACGTTCTCGCTTTGCGGCGACGTAGAGTTCAAT GTGGTCTCTCTAACTGGGGAGAAGGTGGGAAAGATTTCCAAGCAGTGGTCAGGCATGGCACGTGAAATCTTCACGGATGCAGATTTCTTTGGGATCACATTTCCACTAGACTTGGATGTTCGCATGAAAGCCGTGCTGTTGGGAGCCACTTTTCTCATT gATGCCATGTTCTTTGAGAAGTCCGGAAACCAGGAGACCGATCGTCCAGGCATGTTCTAG
- the Or67c gene encoding odorant receptor 67c — translation MSGSLVETPRTFGDMMRMPVRFYKTIGEDIYAHRSSNPLRSLLLKIYLYAGFINFNLLVCGELVFFYKSIQDFETVRLAIAVAPCIGFSLVADCKQLTMALYKNTLIRLLDDLEEMHPKTLVAQRAYKLADFEHTMKRVISIFTFLCLAYTTTFTLYPAIKATVKYNFLGYETFDRNFGFLIWFPYDATTKNWVYWITYWDIAHGAYLAGTAFLCADLLLVVVITQLCMHFSYIATRLEAHPCNPDEDAENVRFLATLIKYHDKCLTLCELVDSMYSFSLLLNFLMASMQICFIAFQVTESTIEVILIYCIFLMTSMVQVFLVCYYGDALIAASLRVGDAAYNQNWFQCSKRYCIMLKMMILRSQKPAMIRPPTFPPISLVTYMKVISMSYQFFALLKTTYYRN, via the exons ATGAGCGGCTCGTTGGTGGAGACTCCGCGCACCTTTGGCGACATGATGCGAATGCCCGTGCGTTTCTACAAGACCATTGGCGAGGACATCTATGCGCATCGGTCCAGTAACCCGCTGAGATCGCTGCTGCTCAAGATCTACTTGTACGCGGGATTCATCAACTTCAATTTGCTGGTCTGTGGCGAGTTGGTGTTCTTTTACAAATCGATTCAGGACTTCGAGACAGTGCGTTTGGCAATTGCTGTAGCTCCCTGCATTGGCTTCTCCCTGGTGGCGGACTGCAAGCAGTTGACCATGGCGTTGTATAAGAACACGCTGATACGGCTGCTGGATGACCTGGAGGAGATGCACCCGAAGACGCTGGTGGCACAGAGGGCCTACAAACTGGCAGACTTTGAGCACACCATGAAACGCGTCATAAGCATATTCACATTCCTTTGCCTGGCGTACACGACCACCTTCACTTTGTATCCGGCCATCAAGGCGACGGTCAAGTATAATTTCCTCGGCTACGAGACATTCGATCGTAATTTTGGCTTTCTCATCTGGTTTCCTTACGATGCAACTACTAAAAACTGGGTTTATTGGATTACCTATTGGGATATTGCGCATGGAGCATATTTGGCCGGCACTGCCTTCCTCTGCGCAGATCTTCTACTCGTCGTTGTCATCACCCAACTCTGCATGCACTTCAGCTACATAGCCACACGTCTTGAAGCGCATCCTTGCAATCCAGATGAGGACGCGGAGAATGTGCGCTTTTTGGCAACCTTGATCAAATATCATGATAAATGCTTGAC GCTCTGTGAACTCGTCGACAGCATGTATAGCTTCTCTTTGCTGCTCAACTTTCTGATGGCCTCCATGCAGATCTGCTTCATTGCGTTCCAAGTGACCGAGTCCACGATTGAGGTAATTCTGATCTACTGCATCTTCTTGATGACATCGATGGTGCAGGTTTTCCTAGTGTGCTACTACGGCGATGCTCTGATAGCAGCA AGTCTGCGTGTGGGCGATGCGGCCTACAATCAGAACTGGTTTCAGTGCAGCAAAAGATATTGCATAATGCTCAAGATGATGATTCTGCGCAGCCAGAAGCCAGCCATGATACGTCCACCCACATTTCCGCCCATTTCGCTGGTTACCTACATGAAG GTGATCAGCATGTCGTATCAGTTCTTTGCCCTGCTCAAAACTACCTATTACAGGAACTAA
- the LOC6623835 gene encoding leucine-rich repeat-containing protein 15, translated as MLSRLVLLSALLVFRVGQTKDIQECEQISHQNYECREIENFEQLSQYIQEDWQSVNVVNEHTGIENDDKPLPKLSKLLQLDLSQSGGMTLGRYGFRNFASLQRLNLTHCQLEELRSKHFADNASLLNLDVSHNDLLIIERALMRQLPNLVYANFSNNLIANVEFDAFKDLKYLEFLDLNTNEQENITLGSNANLRYLSISNNNVRDFLWCRLRGLPKLQELHLHSNWLEVLDMGIFYALPELRVLNVSNNNIYEIQRNLFVGPAPDVYPLLRVLDYSSNNVKALEDYVFSRLHHLETLNLWFNQISKVSPTAFRGLTELQSLQLQGNKIVQLPDEVFGNLTALQVLDLSKNNIRQLGANVFGGSVLRNLSFLDLSNNNIDQLHPLAFSSLPFLQELRLRRNKLTSLDIRMFAPLRRLRVLTLSENRLMDIEADLLSTFDKLTELQINNNQLTYLPVLEEQLLSQLRHISIEGNPWQCLCLDELTNWLHARLVSYATIASDYYKGRKPLCIVTPMEQCVRNLEAVCELGIVESSEQI; from the exons ATGCTGTCTAGATTGGTTCTACTTTCCGCTCTACTCGTCTTCCGTGTAGGACAAACAAAAGACATACAGGAATGTGAGCAGATATCACATCAAAACTATGAGTGCCGCGAGATTGAAAACTTTGAGCAACTAAGCCAGTATATACAAGAAGATTGGCAGAGTGTAAATGTTGTTAACGAGCACACTGGAATTGAAAATGATGATAAGCCACTCCCCAAGCTGTCTAAACTGCTTCAATTGGACCTGTCGCAGTCTGGAGGTATGACGCTGGGCAGGTATGGGTTCAGAAATTTCGCATCGCTGCAGCGACTCAACCTAACCCACTGTCAACTGGAAGAGTTGCGGTCAAAGCACTTTGCTGACAATGCAAGCCTGCTCAATTTGGATGTCAGCCACAATGACTTGCTGATCATTGAACGTGCTCTAATGAGACAGTTGCCAAATCTTGTCTATGCCAACTTCTCAAACAACTTGATAGCCAACGTAGAGTTCGATGCCTTCAAGGACCTTAAATACCTGGAGTTCCTGGACCTCAACACCAACGAGCAGGAGAACATCACCCTAGGCTCCAATGCCAATCTGCGTTATTTGtccatcagcaacaacaatgtgagAGAT TTTCTTTGGTGCCGTCTGCGCGGGCTACCTAAGTTGCAGGAGCTGCATTTGCACAGTAATTGGCTGGAGGTCCTGGACATGGGCATATTTTATGCGCTGCCTGAGCTGCGCGTGCTCAACGTGTCCAATAACAATATCTATGAAATTCAGCGAAATTTATTCGTGGGTCCGGCTCCTGATGTTTATCCATTGCTTCGTGTGCTCGACTACAGCTCCAACAATGTAAAGGCTCTGGAGGATTATGTGTTCAGCAGGCTGCATCATCTGGAAACACTAAACCTCTGGTTCAATCAGATCAGCAAGGTCTCTCCAACTGCCTTTCGGGGCTTGACTGAGTTACAATCTCTGCAGCTGCAGGGCAACAAAATCGTCCAGTTACCCGATGAAGTCTTTGGCAATTTGACGGCCTTGCAGGTGCTGGACTTGAGCAAGAATAACATAAGGCAACTGGGTGCCAATGTTTTTGGCGGCTCTGTCTTAAGAAATCTAAGTTTTCTCGATCtgagcaacaataacattGACCAACTGCATCCGCTGGCCTTCTCCTCACTGCCCTTCCTACAGGAGCTGCGACTGCGGCGCAACAAGTTGACTTCACTGGACATTCGCATGTTTGCGCCGCTGCGTCGACTGCGGGTGTTGACTCTGAGTGAGAACAGGCTAATGGATATCGAGGCTGATTTGCTAAGTACCTTCGACAAGTTGACTGAGCTGCAAATCAATAACAATCAGCTGACATATCTGCCTGTGCTGGAGGAACAGCTTCTGTCGCAGTTGCGCCACATCAGCATCGAGGGTAATCCCTGGCAGTGCCTGTGCCTGGACGAGCTAACCAACTGGCTGCACGCACGCCTTGTTAGCTATGCGACGATTGCCAGCGACTATTACAAGGGCCGGAAACCGCTCTGTATAGTCACGCCCATGGAACAATGCGTGAGGAACTTGGAGGCGGTGTGCGAGCTCGGAATTGTCGAGAGCTCCGAGCAGATTTGA